A region of Scleropages formosus chromosome 2, fSclFor1.1, whole genome shotgun sequence DNA encodes the following proteins:
- the alas2 gene encoding 5-aminolevulinate synthase, erythroid-specific, mitochondrial: MSAFLHRCPFLKSLPQGRLHRALPVLFRLADRCPAISHHVSNSTAAAHKAKESGLNGSQPHTTSQVAAKVANSCPFVSSQMEVVRATPEVQEDVLQEPTGSLSSLLRGLQTSISDTPFPFEEHPPTVTHLLNKHLGGSSFDYDGFFERKIVEKKRDHTYRIFKTVNRRADNFPFAEDYSVAGRHGSHVSVWCSNDYLGMSSHPRVLGAIRDTLDKYGAGAGGTRNISGTSNIHVALERELADLHGKDAALVFSSCFVANDSTLFTLAKMLPGCEIFSDAGNHASMIQGIRNSGAKRHIFRHNDTAHLEELLRRSDPSVPKIVAFETVHSMNGAICPLEELCDVAHRYGALTFVDEVHAVGLYGAHGAGVGERDGVTGKMDIISGTLGKAFGCVGGYIASGAALVDTVRSYAAGFIFTTSLPPMVLAGALESVRVLKGPEGHSLRRAHQRNVKHMRQLLLDAGLPVLNCPSHIIPIRVGNAEQNSKVCDILLERDNIYVQAINYPTVPRGEELLRLAPSPHHDPAMMDYFVEKLLEAWKEVQLPLKHPAVAACTFCDRPLHFDLMTEWEKSYFGNMEPQYITVSA; the protein is encoded by the exons ATGTCCGCCTTCCTTCACCGCTGCCCCTTCCTGAAGTCCCTCCCCCAAGGACGGCTCCACAGGGCTCTGCCTGTCCTCTTCCGCCTGGCGGACCGCTGTCCCGCCATCTCCCACCACGTGTCCAACAGCACCGCCGCTGCGCACAAGGCCAAGGAGTCTGGGCTGAACG GCTCCCAGCCCCACACCACCAGCCAGGTGGCTGCGAAAGTGGCCAACAGCTGCCCGTTTGTCTCGTCCCAGATGGAGGTGGTGCGCGCCACCCCCGAGGTGCAGGAGGATGTTCTGCAGGAGCCCACAG GATCATTGAGCTCTCTGCTGAGGGGCCTTCAGACCTCCATCTCTGACACGCCGTTCCCCTTCGAGGAGCACCCCCCCACCGTGACCCACCTCCTCAACAAGCACTTGG GAGGCTCCAGCTTCGACTACGATGGCTTCTTTGAGCGGAAGATCGTGGAGAAGAAGAGGGACCACACCTACCGCATTTTCAAGACTGTGAATCGTCGCGCCGACAACTTCCCCTTTGCAGAGGACTACTCTGTGGCCGGTCGCCACGGTTCCCACGTTTCGGTGTGGTGCAGCAACGACTACTTGGGCATGAGCAGTCACCCCCGCGTGCTTGGCGCCATCCG CGACACTCTGGACAAGTACGGCGCCGGGGCTGGAGGCACCAGGAACATCTCTGGCACCAGCAACATCCACGTGGCCCTGGAGCGCGAGCTGGCCGACCTCCACGGCAAGGACGCCGCACTGgtcttctcctcctgcttcGTGGCCAACGACTCGACGCTCTTCACGCTGGCCAAGATGCTGCCAG GGTGCGAGATTTTCTCCGACGCGGGTAACCACGCCTCCATGATCCAGGGCATCCGTAACAGCGGGGCCAAGCGTCACATCTTCCGCCACAACGACACGGCCcacctggaggagctgctgagGCGTTCGGACCCGAGCGTGCCCAAAATAGTCGCCTTCGAGACGGTGCACTCCATGAACG GTGCCATCTGCCCGCTGGAGGAGCTCTGCGACGTGGCCCACCGCTACGGGGCCCTGACCTTCGTGGACGAGGTGCACGCCGTGGGCCTGTACGGGGCTCACGGGGCCGGAGTCGGGGAGAGGGACGGAGTCACGGGCAAGATGGACATCATCTCGGGCACGCTGG GCAAGGCCTTCGGCTGTGTGGGCGGCTACATCGCCAGCGGCGCCGCCCTGGTGGACACGGTGCGCTCCTATGCCGCCGGCTTCATCTTCACCACCTCCCTGCCGCCCATGGTCCTGGCGGGGGCCCTGGAGTCCGTGAGGGTCCTCAAGGGCCCCGAGGGCCACAGCCTGCGCAGGGCCCACCAGAGGAACGTGAAGCACATGCGGCAACTGCTGCTGGACGCCGGCCTTCCCGTGCTCAACTGCCCGAGCCACATCATCCCCATCCGG gtGGGCAACGCAGAGCAGAACTCCAAGGTGTGCGATATCCTGCTGGAGAGGGACAACATCTACGTTCAGGCCATCAACTACCCGACGGTCCCCCGGGGGGAGGAGCTACTGCGCCTcgcaccctccccccaccacgACCCGGCCATGATGGACTACTTCGTAG AGAAACTGCTGGAGGCCTGGAAGGAGGTGCAGCTCCCGCTGAAACACCCCGCTGTGGCTGCCTGCACGTTCTGCGACCGTCCGCTGCACTTCGACCTCATGACCGAGTGGGAGAAGTCGTACTTCGGCAACATGGAGCCGCAGTACATCACGGTGTCGGCGTGA